A portion of the Podospora pseudoanserina strain CBS 124.78 chromosome 2, whole genome shotgun sequence genome contains these proteins:
- a CDS encoding hypothetical protein (EggNog:ENOG503PQQZ) — MPSWPNMVSLPVDQTPSHRRSPEPSQNPTSCHDAPSITQNCRHSCPDTSTNDNIKRLDFSIALAGDWKDRIPRRLPETPSYAKTKSHDSKPVDANQNFLTCLSSKISALTLNPDSSHPPGHRSDVELSISLAVHEKACFTTDQLGDAGGTVDSSRAEHDNQPSNSMTKLAITTRATKRMKRKRNSTADDDQEEDEEGDGDDRRCSDGKETPSSNRPMACPYRKWDKKKFNYHEYPKCTKSFRDLTDVKQHIKKEHVLAPSELPSHRRQGFENGINQYVVDQLRDRKDRTKIHEWPRLWVFLFNDDTNIPSSDYEPCQVFESNEVTDMMNQLAGHFGPPNVGTDTAIRNIQSAYLTNRNTVTHVTGAPKRKKDGRQKARHLNTGAQGTQQVTSLANDRYRKLAPRAADDNTPARFEDFTTASSIMGSRASPVRRSARLTSQPAHSVYPPVPEPWDSLQHFPEYGADSGWTSNARGIDQDMTENGNQV; from the exons ATGCCATCCTGGCCTAACATGGTCTCACTACCAGTTGACCAGACACCTTCACATCGAAGATCACCAGAACCTTCTCAAAATCCTACAAGCTGCCATGACGCGCCTTCCATTACTCAGAACTGCCGACATTCATGCCCCGATACTAGCACGAACGATAACATCAAGCGGCTTGATTTCTCAATCGCTTTGGCCGGGGACTGGAAGGATAGGATTCCTCGTCGACTCCCAGAAACGCCATCATATGCAAAGACCAAGAGTCACGATTCAAAGCCCGTGGACGCCAATCAAAACTTTCTGACATGCCTGTCATCGAAGATTTCCGCGTTAACTCTCAACCCTGACTCTTCACACCCGCCAGGCCATCGATCCGATGTTGAGCTCTCAATTTCTTTGGCCGTTCATGAGAAGGCATGCTTCACGACAGATCAGCTAGGCGACGCGGGTGGCACCGTAGACTCCTCACGTGCAGAACACGATAATCAGCCCTCGAACTCGATGACCAAGTTGGCCATCACAACACGAGCCACGAAGAGAATGAAACGCAAGCGTAACTCTACAGCCGATGATGaccaagaagaggacgaagaaggtGACGGCGACGATCGGCGTTGCAGCGACGGGAAAGAAACGCCGTCATCAAACCGTCCGATGGCTTGTCCTTATCGTAAATGGGATAAAAAGAAATTCAACTACCACGAGTATCCCAAATGCACAAAGAGCTTCCGCGACCTCACCGATGTCAA GCAACatatcaagaaggagcacGTTCTAGCTCCATCTGAACTACCAAGCCATCGTCGCCAGGGTTTTGAGAACGGTATCAATCAGTATGTGGTAGACCAACTCAGGGACAGAAAAGATCGCACGAAGATACACGAATGGCCGAGGTTGTGGGTCTTTCTTTTCAACGACGATACCAACATTCCCAGTTCTG ACTACGAACCTTGCCAGGTATTCGAGTCAAACGAGGTGACGGATATGATGAATCAGCTTGCCGGCCACTTCGGACCCCCTAACGTAGGCACCGACACTGCCATAAGAAACATTCAGTCCGCATACCTTACAAATCGAAACACAGTAACCCATGTGACTGGGGCTCCGAAACGAAAGAAGGACGGGAGACAAAAGGCCAGGCATCTCAACACAGGCGCACAAGGGACTCAACAGGTCACCAGCCTCGCCAACGACAGGTATCGGAAACTTGCACCCAGAGCCGCTGATGACAACACTCCTGCGCGTTTCGAGGACTTCACAacggcctcctccatcatggGCTCCCGTGCCAGCCCAGTTAGACGCTCAGCTCGACTTACTTCCCAGCCGGCTCACAGTGTCTACCCCCCCGTTCCTGAACCGTGGGATAGTCTG
- the taf6 gene encoding histone H4-like TAF Taf6, SAGA complex subunit (BUSCO:EOG09260THV; COG:K; EggNog:ENOG503NV9P) codes for MAANDSNPKLLWNPENVRDVADSIGISLGDEPLRVLAQDVEYRIGQVIIESLRFMRASNRTTLTVQDVSNAMRVLQVEPLYGYESTRPLRYGEASLGPGQPLFYIEDEEVDFEKLINAPLPKVPRDTSFTSHWLALEGVQPSIPQNPTTAETSSKDLLPKGPGANPALAALAGNDNVSFRPAVKHVISKELILYFDKIQSAILDDDPDEEKTRLRMAALESVRSDPGLHQLLPYFVNFIANQVTLRLDDLFVLRQMMELTEAIIQNPNFFLDPYASSLAAPILTCLMSNKLGGIEDGTDTVKDQYSLRELAASLLGVLATKYNKSNRQLRPKLTRTCLKYFMEPNRPPAVLFGAISGVAAAGGPEAVRILMLPNVKSFDQAVLQPLHDKGEAHKLEYEMLVGGIMKAIKGAVGGDVKPNANGVNGVDLEREAQQIVDFLGETIGRRVLALADHTLNKAILEVRHLE; via the exons ATGGCTGCAAACGATTCCAATCCAAAATTGCTCTGGAATCCAGAAAATGTCAGAGACGTGGCCGATTCAATAGGAATTTCCCTTGGTGATGAACCGCTGCGAGTGCTGGCCCAGGATGTCGAATATCGGATCGGCCAGGTCATCATCGAGTCGCTTCGCTTCATGAGGGCCTCCAATCGCACCACCCTCACTGTCCAAGATGTCTCCAATGCCATGCGCGTACTACAAGTCGAACCATTGTATGGTTATGAATCAACCCGACCCTTGCGCTATGGAGAGGCGAGCCTGGGACCCGGCCAGCCGCTGTTCTACatcgaagacgaggaggtggatttCGAGAAGCTGATTAACGCGCCGCTACCGAAGGTCCCTCGGGATACAAGTTTCACCT CACACTGGCTTGCCCTCGAAGGCGTCCAACCCTCAATCCCCCAGAACCCAACCACCGCCGAAACATCCTCAAAGGACCTCCTACCAAAGGGCCCAGGCGCCAATCCGGCCCTGGCTGCCCTCGCCGGCAATGACAATGTCTCCTTCCGACCAGCCGTTAAGCACGTCATCAGCAAAGAGCTTATCCTCTACTTCGACAAGATCCAATCTGCTATCCTCGACGATGACCCCGATGAAGAAAAGACCCGATTGCGCATGGCCGCCCTGGAGTCCGTCCGCTCCGACCCAggcctccaccagctcctcccctaCTTTGTCAACTTCATTGCGAATCAAGTCACGCTCCGCCTCGATGATCTCTTTGTCCTGCGCCAAATGATGGAACTCACCGAAGCCATCATCCAAAACCccaacttcttcctcgaCCCTTACGCCagctccctcgccgccccgATCCTCACCTGCCTCATGTCCAACAAACTAGGCGGTATCGAAGACGGAACCGACACAGTCAAAGATCAGTACAGCCTCCGCGAGTTAGCCGCCAGTCTCCTTGGTGTTCTTGCAACCAAGTATAACAAGAGCAACCGCCAACTCCGCCCCAAGCTCACCAGGACATGCCTCAAGTACTTTATGGAACCCAACCGTCCCCCGGCCGTGCTGTTCGGCGCCATAAGTGGGGTCGCTGCCGCCGGAGGGCCGGAAGCAGTCCGGATCCTTATGCTCCCCAACGTCAAGAGCTTCGACCAGGCcgtcctccaacccctccacgaCAAGGGTGAGGCGCATAAACTCGAGTACGAGATGTTGGTAGGCGGTATCATGAAGGCGATCAAGGGTGCTGTCGGGGGTGACGTCAAGCCTAATGCCAATGGCGTCAACGGCGTGGATCTCGAGCGGGAAGCGCAGCAGATTGTCGATTTCCTGGGGGAGACCATCGGGAGAAGGGTGCTCGCGCTGGCGGACCACACGCTCAACAAGGCGATCTTGGAGGTACGGCACTTGGAGtag
- the SDH3 gene encoding cytochrome b subunit of succinate dehydrogenase, Sdh3p (EggNog:ENOG503P4H8; COG:G), whose amino-acid sequence MIAQRTGTTALRRVAANPNAVFTSTFAKAAMSQMQTRQATTQKISATEARSILDAQRLNRPVSPHLEIYDKQQTFFGGSIWQRFTGSGLSGGLYVFGAAYLAAPLLGWHLESASLVSAFGALPFAVKSGVKFLVAWPFAFHAFNGVRHLALDLGMFMKRQQIVKGGWYIWGASLVSGLYLAFFL is encoded by the exons ATGATTGCCCAACGGACAGGCACGACGGCTCTCCGCAGAG tcgccgccaaccccaatGCCGTCTTCACATCCACCTttgccaaggctgccatGTCCCAAATGCAAACGAG ACAAGCCACCACCCAGAAAATCTCCGCCACCGAAGCCCGCTCCATCCTAGACGCCCAACGCCTCAACCGCCCCGTCTCCCCCCACCTCGAAATCTACGACAAGCAGCAGACCTTCTTCGGCGGCTCCATCTGGCAGCGCTTCACCGGCTCCGGTCTCTCGGGCGGCCTCTACGTCTTCGGCGCCGCCTACCTcgccgcccccctcctcggctgGCACCTCGAGTCCGCCTCCCTCGTCTCCGCGTTCGGTGCCCTCCCGTTTGCCGTCAAGTCCGGCGTCAAGTTCCTCGTCGCCTGGCCTTTTGCCTTCCACGCCTTCAACGGCGTCCGccacctcgccctcgacctGGGCATGTTCATGAAGAGGCAGCAGATTGTCAAGGGGGGGTGGTACATCTGGGGCGCTTCGTTGGTCAGCGGGCTGTACTTGGCTTTCTTCCTTTAA
- a CDS encoding hypothetical protein (EggNog:ENOG503PYIE), giving the protein MSAPPDDTMGNTTNGSPEAGDSTAADPSTSIAFTPLHKLPLELRFMIYRHTWEPKTITISSPGVGRIHVYPELPVTLRINSETRQETLRHYYECNIWSRYVNHTTNESGERCRKAYINPSLDTLFLDHFPTITRIDIPTPPVKKPCLRIILSAYIDQPGALELLHAKSGLEPLILEMEVEQRITRRRRLWGGLVTERGGIYTPCFGPCPRTSFNFWFGQRISRRRRGLSLAWSYASAE; this is encoded by the exons ATGAGTGCCCCACCTGACGACACCATGGGCAACACAACAAATGGTTCTCCAGAAGCAGGAGACAGTACGGCAGCGGACCCTTCAACTTCAATCGCATTCACGCCTCTTCATAAACTTCCACTCGAACTTCGGTTCATGATTTACCGCCACACATGGGAGCCAAAAACCATCACAATTTCAAGCCCTGGCGTTGGCAGAATCCATGTCTACCCCGAGCTGCCTGTAACCCTGCGCATCAACAGCGAAACCCGACAGGAGACATTGAGGCACTACTATGAGTGTAATATCTGGTCAAGATATGTCAACCATACCACCAATGAGTCCGGCGAGAGATGCAGAAAGGCATATATCAATCCATCTTTGGATACGCTATTCCTGGATCACTTCCCAACTATCACCAGGATCGATatccccacccccccggTCAAGAAGCCGTGCCTACGGATCATTTTAAGCGCATACATCGACCAGCCGGGTGCTCTTGAGCTATTGCACGCCAAATCGGGTCTCGAGCCGCTCATTCTTGAGATGGAGGTCGAGCAACGAAtcacaagaaggagaa GGTTATGGGGTGGCCTTGTTACTGAGCGTGGAGGAATATATACCCCTTGCTTTGGCCCGTGCCCAAGGACGTCGTTTAACTTTTGGTTCGGCCAAAGAATCAGtagaaggagaagggggttaAGCTTAGCTTGGTCCTATGCATCAGCAGAATAG
- a CDS encoding hypothetical protein (EggNog:ENOG503NVPN; COG:E): protein MADATSYKKPPVDNDTFSDHVDSEAASEVYDENGSLLSGKTGSSLGYGVPDSRKIGVTGAVFLILNKMIGTGIFSTPSSIFASTGSVGISILLWAVAGLLTLSGLSVYLEFGLAIPRSGGEKNYLERVFRKPPFLITSVFAVQMILLGFSAGNSLAFGRYVLLACGHPMPDGLVPRIIAVACMTFVVLLHAIKPTWGLRLTNALGVFKVLVLLLIVFAGFAALAGYRLIPDPHNFDNFWAIEKGDGYGGGGAYAYATALLQVVYSYKGWENANYVMGELKNPQRTLKIAAPLAVIGVTVLYVLANVAYFAAIPKAELAKSEVIVAGLFFRNMFGESIAARSLPAFVALSNIGNVLAVSFAHSRVNQELAKEGILPWSNFWASTKPFRTPAAALFLHWIVTVIVLVAPPPGPAYNFIVNLYTYPGAWINTMVAGGLIYLQFKKSENWSSPWRTWLPVTIVYLLLNIFLAITPFIPPNSDWNADGYPYYAFPLVGIAILLLGVVYWAVWTKLLPKLGGYTIVAETVIDETGEEVMRYHKVPTTGPREATAQPLLWDGNASVHSGYGSL, encoded by the exons ATGGCGGACGCCACAAGTTACAAGAAGCCGCCCGTCGACAATGACACGTTTTCCGACCATGTCGACAGTGAAGCCGCCAGCGAGGTCTACGATGAGAACGGTTCTCTACTCAGCGGAAAGACGGGGAGCAGCCTTGGATATGGAGTCCCAGACTCGAGAAAAATTGGTGTCACAGGTGCTGTCTTCTTGATCCTCAACAAGATGATCGGCACCGGCATATTCTCCACACCATCCAGTATTTTCGCTTCGACCGGTTCGGTTGGCATCAGTATTCTCTTGTGGGCAGTCG CTGGACTTCTCACTCTGTCCGGTCTCAGTGTCTACCTCGAATTTGGCCTTGCTATTCCACGCTCTGGAGGCGAGAAGAACTACCTGGAACGTGTATTCCGGAAACCGCCATTTCTCATCACAAGCGTCTTTGCTGTCCAGATGATCTTGCTCGGGTTTTCTGCTGGCAACTCTCTTGCATTCGGTCGATATGTGCTGCTAGCATGCGGTCACCCTATGCCTGATGGCTTGGTTCCACGGATAATCGCCGTCGCCTGTATGACATTCGTCGTGCTCCTCCACGCAATCAAACCCACATGGGGCCTGCGACTTACCAACGCACTCGGGGTCTTCAAGGTGCTGGTTTTGTTGCTCATTGTCTTCGCTGGATTTGCGGCATTGGCAGGATACCGCTTGATCCCGGACCCTCACAACTTCGACAACTTTTGGGCCATCGAAAAGGGGGATGGgtatggcggtggcggggcCTATGCGTATGCTACCGCTCTCCTGCAGGTTGTTTACAGCTACAAGGGGTGGGAAAACGCCAACTATGTCATGGGAGAACTCAAGAATCCCCAGAGAACACTGAAAATTGCGGCGCCTCTCGCGGTCATTGGAGTTACCGTCCTGTATGTGTTGGCGAATGTGGCTTATTTTGCGGCTATTCCAAAGGCCGAGCTGGCAAAGTCCGAGGTTATTGTTGCTGGCCTCTTCTTCCGCAACATGTTTGGAGAGAGCATCGCCGCCAGGAGCTTGCCGGCTTTCGTCGCCCTAAGCAATATCGGGAATGTTCTCGCCGTCAGCTTCGCCCACTCCCGTGTCAACCAGGAGTTGGCAAAGGAGGGAATCCTACCATGGAGCAACTTTTGGGCTTCTACCAAGCCCTTCCGGACCCCTGCTGCAGCG CTGTTTTTGCATTGGATCGTCACCGTTATTGTGCTCGTTgcaccccctcccggccCGGCCTACAACTTCATTGTCAATCTGTACACATACCCAGGAGCATGGATCAACACCatggttgctggtgggctTATTTACCTGCAGTTCAAGAAGTCCGAGAACTGGTCGTCGCCGTGGCGCACGTGGCTTCCGGTCACCATTGTGTACCTCCTACTCAACATTTTCCTCGCCATCACACCCTTCATCCCACCAAACAGCGACTGGAACGCCGATGGCTATCCATACTACGCATTCCCTCTCGTGGGAATTGCCattttgctgctgggcgtGGTGTATTGGGCGGTGTGGACCAAGCTTTTACCAAAGCTTGGTGGCTACACTATTGTGGCGGAGACGGTTATTGATGAGACGGGCGAAGAAGTGATGAGATATCACAAGGTTCCAACAACAGGTCCCAGGGAGGCGACGGCGCAACCGCTCCTGTGGGACGGAAATGCCAGTGTCCATAGTGGTTATGGTTCGCTGTGA